The Lichenihabitans psoromatis genomic interval CCGTGCGTTCATGGTCGAGCGACCCCGGCGTCAGCTCCAGCGCGCCCTCCAGCGCCGACACGACCTTGCGGCCACCGGGGTGACAGACGAAGCGATCAACGTCCGACATCCGATGACCGGAGCGGGCCAGAATGCTCTTCACCGCAGGCCCGACGTTCTCGCGCGCGAAGGGCGGGATGGCTTGCGCGAAGATGACGCCGAAGCCCTGGGGGTCGACACTCCACCCCATGATGTCGAGCGTATCGGGCCAGGTATGCTCGCCCGCGGCCTCGATGGCCGCGAGGCCACCGTCGCCGGCCCGCAGCACGCATGCTGCGGCGCCGTCGCCGAACAGCGCCGTCGCCACGATATTGGCCTTCGTCAGCTCGTCGAGCCGGAACGACAGGGTGCAGAGTTCGACCACCACCAGCAGCACGTTGGTGCCGGGCCGCGCCACCGCCAGCCGGGCCGCGATCGAGACCCCCGAGACGCCGCCAGCGCAACCGAGGCCGAACACCGGCACCCGCCCGATGTCGGAGCGGAACCCCATCCGGGCTGCCACCCGCGCCTCGAGGCTGGGCGTGGCGACCCCCGTCGAGGTCACCGTGACGACGGTATCGACATCGGCAGCTGAAAGATTGGCCGCCGCGAGCGCCTTGGTGGCTGCCTCGATAAATAACGCCTCGCCGCCTTCGATGAAGGCCGCCGTCCGCTCGGGCCAGCCGAGCGGCTGGGCGTACCATTCCATGGGACGGACCGCATGCCGCGTGACGATTCCGCTGGTCTCGAAGACGCGCGACAGGCGGTCGAAATCAGCATACCGATCCGAGAACATTGTAGTGGCCACACGGGCCACATCGGACTGCTTGAACACGAAGGGCGGAGAGGCAGTCGCGACCGACTGAAGATGGGCTAATAGGTTCACGCCGCCGCCTTGTTTTTATGGTGTGACGCGACCGACGAAGCGTCAGTTTGGCTGAGACTTGGTCACAAAGATCGAGATGCGATCCTCCGATGACCGCAAGGCTGTCGCCGTCCTACAACACGGCGATGGGGGCGGCCTGCCGTTCGGCAAGCCGCCCCCCCACCGTCCTGCAGCGTCGATCCTCGTGTCAGGTGCCGACGTCGTACCGATCGAGCATCATCACCTTATCCCAGACCTTGACGAAGTCCTTCACGAACCGGGCATGCCCGTCGCTGCTGGCGTAGACCTCGACGACGGCGCGCAACTGGCTGTTCGATCCGAAGATCAGGTCGTTCCGGGTCGCGGTGAAGCGCGGCGCGCCCGAGGTCCGGTCGTCGATCGAGAACGCCATGCCCTTGTCGTCGGTCTTCTTCCACACGTAGTCCGTATTGGTCAGCGTGGTGAAGAAGTCGTTGCTGAGGACGCCGACCCGATTGGTGAAGATGCCGGTCGAGGAGCCGTCGTGGTTGGAGCCCATGGCGCGCAGGCCGCCCACCAGCGCGACCCACTCGGGGACCGTGAGGGCCAGCAGTTGCGCCTTGTCGAGGAACAAATCCTCGGGCGACACGCCCTGGGAGATCGCCGCGAACTGGTCGTCGACATAGTTGCGGAACCCGTCGACCACGGGCTTCAGCCAGGTGAACATCTCGATGTCGGTCAGGTCCTGTGTCGTGTCGCGCCGGCCGGGCGTGAACGGCACCGCGATCTGGACGCCCGCGTCCGACGCGGCCTTCTCGAGCGCGGCGCAACCGCCGAGCACGATCAGGTCGGCGAGCGACACTTTCATGGCGCCGCCCACTTGCCTGCCGTCGAAGTCCTGCTTGACGTTCTGCAGTGCCGCGATGACCGGCCCGGTGCGCCGAT includes:
- a CDS encoding type III polyketide synthase, producing the protein MNLLAHLQSVATASPPFVFKQSDVARVATTMFSDRYADFDRLSRVFETSGIVTRHAVRPMEWYAQPLGWPERTAAFIEGGEALFIEAATKALAAANLSAADVDTVVTVTSTGVATPSLEARVAARMGFRSDIGRVPVFGLGCAGGVSGVSIAARLAVARPGTNVLLVVVELCTLSFRLDELTKANIVATALFGDGAAACVLRAGDGGLAAIEAAGEHTWPDTLDIMGWSVDPQGFGVIFAQAIPPFARENVGPAVKSILARSGHRMSDVDRFVCHPGGRKVVSALEGALELTPGSLDHERTVLASHGNMSAPTVLFVLDRVIRAGLPDCSVLNAMGPGFTSSCAVLRKTV